A window of Rhizoctonia solani chromosome 5, complete sequence genomic DNA:
TGAATTAAGGATAACGCCACGTAGTATTGGCGAAGTGATGAACTGTCTCGTTATAAGCTTTACTTCAGCTTCAATATGAAACCCTGCGCGAGGCTGCCAAGGCGCCGTAAGCCCTCGGAGAACCGACTCGCTGAGATCGTGTGGAAGAGCACCGGTCCTGCCTTGTACTTGAGAGGTCTGGTCGTTTTCATTCCAGATACTAACAAAGGGCATATTCGTATATGTAAGTTTAGATCGATTAACTCCGCGAATTTCGAGCCTAATGGAGGGTGGTTTGGTTCGAAATGCTGAAATCAAGACGTTATAATACAAGCAGGGTGAACATTCAACAGCTGTTTGTCAATGAAAGAAGGATTTAACAAGCCAGCAAGATCTTCGTCATTAATCCACTCGTTATCATTCTGAGCAATGGCTTGGGTTTGAACAAGAGCGTGCCTATTTTGGCTGTGCGCGTCCCGAAAGATTTCGAGCTCTGTGCCTGGAAACACTGTGAAAGACTGCATCCCATTGAGATGGTGGATACATTATCAAATTGTCTGTCCTGGAGGAAAAGACGGTCCGACGGCACCTATGAGATCAACTTGTTTCAATAAAGGCCATACAACACCTACGTACCGCGCACAACACTAGATTACTGTGATAATTAGGACGAATCGCAGTCATGTTACTACATTCGCGGGAAACTATACGAGTTTCGAACTCGTTTTGCGTAACTTGCAGTGTTGTGATAGATCTGAAAACGAGAACACCCATGGCGGCCAAGAAGAACATATTGCGGGTAAATGCGTATAGTTTGGTCTCGGCGGGACTTGGAAATGTCTGCGTGAGTCTCAAGCAGTCGACACACGAACGAAACGTGACTCGTACCTGACTCGGCGAAATAATAAATTAGAAAATATTGTTGTGCGGTGCGTATGCAGAGTATAACCGTTCGTAACAGTGCCTTGAGCCCTCTATTAATTGTTGACGGGCGGATATATGCGGATCCCACGGGCGACCAAGAGCACTCAGGGAAGTAGGTGAGTAAGGAGACACAATATATCTTGTGGCCATGCTCTCGACGTTGAATTTCCAGAGCTGTCCCATGGGAATATCAGAATAGAGGAGCCGTAATGGTAACAAAGTCAACACTAGGATTAGGAATGACCAGAGTGTCACAAGCGTCGTCGGTACCACAAACGTGAGCACAGAAAACACATCAGACTGGTAACGCAGAGGATCATTTCCCTCTTTATCATATTTGTTTGGCATCAAAAGGGCTATGTATCCTCTCTGATTAAAAAAAGCCGTTTTGCATAGGTTACTCTGGAGAGAATGCTGACCTGAGCCATTGATCGCCAAGGTGGCAATTGTTACAAAGACCTGAGTGCCAAAAGTTCCGATATAGGTATCAATTTGCTTCAGGTCGACAGTTGTCCTAAGTTATATCAGGTTCATCCCGTTACTCGATAGGACTGGCTAAAAGTGTTTACATAAAGCTGTCATGAATATGAGACTTATGCATATTCCTTATTGAACGTGCCAAGTAAATCAAGTGACCACAGTCTATATATGCTTACCTAGATAGAACGAGAGTAAGACTTTAGCATCAGCAGTTTGAGGGGATCCGGGTATTCCAGTTTTCTTGTTGTGATGGCCGCATTTGGTGGACTGTAGCAACAAGACCATAGAGCGCACTGAGCCAGCGAAAAAGTATATCCAATACTGCCAATTCACAATTGTACCACACGCCTGAGAAGCCTTTTTGCGTTCCATACTGAGGTGGAGCGAGGATGTGGGGACCGCAAGGACGCAGACGCTTGGATGTTACCGGATACATAAACAGCGGCTAAATACTTGTTGCGTTGGGGGGCGGTCAAGGGACAGAGGCCGAGATGGCGATTAAAGTTTTGTATATTTTCAAACCAACCTCCAAGCGAATAAAGCATATTGTTCCACGCAAATCGATAAAGATTGGGGGAAGGAACGCGCCTACTCGACCCAGGAATGTTGATCCTTTCAACTTCCTGAATTTGATCGCAGATCTTTCTCTCCGCGGTACGTTTGCGACCGGACCGTCTCATCGCCTACTACATCCTTTTCGACGATATCTTGCAGTTGTATTGGTATCGTCACTCACAGCTTGCCCTATTGGGAGGTGCATCATTGCGCCTTGCCTAGCGTTTGGGTTCTTGTTGAGGATGTTGTGCGCATCTACTGGCAGAGCCTTATTGAGTGTCATTACGGCAAGGCAAGTGTAATGAGCAGGGAGAGATGGCTATTGCCAGATGAGACGATAGGGATGGCAGGACTTGAGAGTGTGTATCTGATTTTATAATAGAAGAAGCGAGGTGAAGGAGTGAATAGACGATTTTGAGCAAGGGTGACATGTCGCAGAAGGGGACAATTCACAAGGTAAAGATCATCAAATGTTGATAGAGCGATAGAATTTCCAAGTTAAGAAGGTAAACAATAAATCAATTGTTTTGAATGGTGAGGCTCATAGAGAATATAAAGATGGTATAGTTCAGTCCAAGTTTGGCAATCATCACGTGATGCTTCGATGGTCCTATATAGTGCCAATGCGAGTTGGAGGTCAACAAGAGCTAATTATAAGACACTACACTTTACCCACAATACGTCATTCGTTCAGAATTCTCGCGACAAGCTGGAATACTGTCCAAAAGCGACTAATTAAGCTAACATGTGAGAAAGACCGGCAGGTCATGTGAACGAAAATTGCGAATTTCGCATGGGTGGTTACGTCAGCAGGTATCAACGACTTGCGACTACCACGACATAAGATCGCGAGACATCCATTAGCCACGCTATGAATCGGCCAGGTGAGAGGAATCACGTAGTGCATATTGGACTTGCTTACGCGGAGTGTAGGTCAAGCACCACGCGTTCCTCCGAACCTGAATCCGACGGCTCAGCAACAGCTAGCATCGCAGTTCCGTGGAGGTGTCTATCCTCCGTATGGCATGCCCCAGACGCAACAACAGCCCCAACGAGCACCGACACAGCCAGCCTATGCACAGCCAGCACGAGCCACATATGGCATTCCGAGCAGATCCTTTCCCTTTAGCGGTGTCCAACAACAGGCGGCGACGGCGGCCCAGCAAAGCCATCTGCACGCGCTCATGCCGCAGCCAAACGGAGCCAATCAGACGCCGGGAGCGAACGGAGCGAACACTCCGGACACGAGCACTTCCCTCGATCCCAACGAGTTCCCTGCCCTCGGCACATCCGCTCCCCAGCCCCCGTTTTCATATGCCCAGGCCGGCGCGAGTGCGGGTTCAGGGTATCATCCTCCTGGTCCtgccaatttccaagctccCAACTATGCTTCAGCCGGTGCCAACCCAGCCTCGTTCTCAGCTGGCGCCAACAACTATGCACAGGCAGGCGCTCAGGCCAACTTTGCCAGCGCGGGAACACCAGGTGCGGGCtttggaaccggagccgctGGTGCAAACGGACAGCAGCAAGCCCAGCAGCGGGAGCTTACCCAGGACGACTTTCCCGCACTCGGCCAGGGCGACGCGACGTTTGCAAACTCGGTAGTAGGTCCAAGCTCGGCTTTTTGGCCTAGGTCACTTGACTTAGTTTATTTAGAAGGACCAACATAGGCAGAATCTACTCGGTCAGATGGGCGTAATGAGGAACAATATCCCCGGCTATCAATCAGAACTTGACAAACGGGTGCGAACTTGTGCGACTCCATCGTAAGTATCATTCGACTAATCGTTACTTTGATATTTagcaacaacagcaagcATTTGGCAACATCAAGCTGAACCCACCAAATCATGCAACGGCGGCTGCATGGGCCTCACAACCTCCATCACAACCTCCGCAATCCCAGCCTCCCACACAAGCTCCTCCTCAGCCTCCTCAACAGCAACTCCCTCCGCCGCCGCAGCCCCAGCCTCAAACACAACCTCCACCCCAGCCATCACAAACGACGAATACCGCGCCAGCACCATCGAGTACGCCCAGCTCGTTTTCGTTAAATGGTCAGCAGCAATCGCAGTCACAGTCGCAGACGCAAACGCAAACGCAGACCCAGAGCGCCTCGCCTGCGCCGACAACAGCGAGCGCGAATACCGGTACAGGAGGAGGAGCCCAATCGACAACAGGTGCACCATTATCACAAGCAGGCGCCATCGGGTCGAGCATACCGCTGACACCCGCGCAACAAGTACTCATGAGTGCGGCCGACAGGTGGGGTCTGCTCGGATTACTGCAGATCATCAAAGGCGGTGATCCGGACGTAACGTTATTAAATGTCGGCGCAGATTTGTCAGGGATGGGGTTAGATATGGGTATGCAGGGGTGAGCATCCATTGTTCCCTTTTTAGTAATTTAATTTTGTTTCTATTCTTTTGCTTACTTGGCGAGGCGGGATATATGTCCATAGGCACCTCTACCCATCGTTCATAACGCCCTGGTCAGACGCGTCGGCGGCGTTGACAGTCGAGCCCGATTACCATTTACCGGCGTGTTATAACGTACAACCCCCTCCGCCCGCGCAAGCCAAGGCAAACGCATTTAGCGACGAGACGCTGTTTTTTATGTTTTACTCTTCACCGCGAGACGTGCTGCAAGAAATGGCGAGCCAAGAACTGTAAGCCCGTCTGATCCATCAGTCAAATTCCCCCACTATATCAGAACATCTCCCATATTGACGCTTTTTCCCCAAGGTACAACCGCAACTGGCGATTCCACAAGGAACGTCGAGTATGGCTTACCAAGGAATCCGGCACGTCCCCATCTCAAAAGACCAGCACACACGAGTCGGGCGTCTACACGTTCTTTGATCCTGAAAACTGGGAACGCGTCAAGATGCATGCGCGCATTCAGTATGACCAGCTGGAGGAGAAACATACCGTACCTGTCGGCGGCGCAACGAGGTATGCccagtaagcgccaagagtGGGAAAAGCACAGCGGTGAGGGGACGGGGAGCGGGGGAACGCTGCAAAAATGGGAAAATGTACGCGACGGGGAGGTGAGGAGGGTGGCGGGTGAAGGGtggagagggagagggagagggagagggagGTCAGTCTGGTTCATGTACTTTCACTTGTGTCTTATAGCTCCACTTGTCATTGTGTGACTTTATGTTTCTTCTTTCTGTTGATTTGGATTGGCGAGGATGCAGAATGCGATGGGTCGAGGTCGAGCACACGTATATTTTTATGCCCTTGTGTTTCCTTTTTGAGCGATCAACGTACTCGCTCGTTGTGGGGTTCATCGATTCGATGTACGTTCGGCTGCTTGTCAACCCGGCTATGTATCAAGTGCTCATTGCGGGATGGGTGTTCTTTGACGATCATCTCGAGACTTGTCTGGGTGTTCTTGTCGGCCATTGCTTTTATTTTAGACTACAATCGTGGATCCAATGCACGGAGACCTGAAGTTGTTCGATTTGGCACTACCCGCCATCGGTTCTTTGACTCGTCAGGTCGCTATATGCTCTCATTGTCTTAAGCTAGGCTTTGGCCTGTTATCTCTACTGGAACGGGTTGAAGGATACTAATGCGCTACGACTTCAGCCATTGTAGTTTATTCACATTGGTAGGTGCATAAAGCTAGGCAGGACACAGTCGACAGCCAGTCTTCATGCAAAAAACAGAGCCCTTTTCTGTTTTCAAACAAGACCTTCATAAGTAAGCATCGGTGAATTCTGTTCAACCACTGTATACTCGAGTTGCTGCATCATATTAATCATCGTGGAAAGATATAGAACGTAATAGAATGTTCTGTAATCGAATCGAGTGCACTGGAGGCCAACGAGGTATGGATTTTCCGCACCTTAGGTTGATGGGTTTACAATGAAGGTTGATGGGTTTTACAATGAACTTATTGTCGCGTTATAGTAGTTTTCCTACGGAAATGACGCGATACCATTGTAAGGAGAAACCGCATCTTTGTAGTACTTTGCACACTTGCGCGGAAAAGGTGCCGGATCTTCTGGGACAAACTCGCGGAGAGTTGGCGGACCCATGTATATGCGGTGCGTGCAGGTAATTAATTAGTTTTCAGTGTGTGCAGCAATTAGAAGAACCATTCATTTCATTCACAAATATAAATACAAATTCAATAACAAAATAAATCGTGTCAAACCAATCCTGTTAGATGGACCATTTGAGCCGAAGAACTTGCACGCCAAAGCCTGTTTTGAACAAATGCACACCCAAGGCTACAAGCTTGTCAGTCACAGAAAATCGGCGTGGCAATCATTGCACCTAATTCTCTGTTCACGTTGTTTCTTTGCATGGTCTTTACGATTGAGCTTGGATTTTCTAATTATAAATGTAGATGTCCACGAAAGGAACTTGATCTCCAGGCATCGATGGACTTCAAATAAATTTCACTTATGTTTACGAGTATCCCATGTACACCCAATTATCCCAAATTTCCGAAAGAAAAAATGGGTAGGATTTGAGGATCCTTCAGACTGATTTGAAAACGCTCGCGGACATTGCTCGAACATAATCATCCCACGTTACAGCCGCCCCTCCTGCTCCCGCCCCATGCCAAAAGCGCCGAAGCAAGAAGCCAAACTCCGGTCCTGAAAAGAGCCAAACACGCCCGTCCGTGAAAGAAAGCAACTTCTCGTACACAGCAATCCGTTGACTTTCCAACCTAGCCGCCAGACCAGCCTATGCAAGTAATTGCAAATTAGCAGCAAGTTTGAGGTGCATACACTAAGCTTACCACAACGTAGTGAGAAAACATGTGCACACCGCTCTGCGAGCTGCCAACTACTTCTGCAATTTCGAATATCCGATCTACTGACGCTTGCACCCGCGAGTCGTGTGATGAAACTCCGCGTATACCCTGGTAATGGCAATGTTCCTCAGTTACATACCGAGAAGGTGAAAAAGAAAAGCAAAAACGCACCATGTAGATATATATCAGCACCACATGTTTCCAGCCCTCCTGTACAGCAGCCCTAAGGCAAGTAGCGCTCTCGGCAATGGCGCTGTCGTTTAGCATAGCATATCGTGATGTCCAGGACAGGACGCGCTGCTCGAGAGCATGCCAGTGATCCAGATGAACTCGGGAGCTAGCTCTCCACGAGTTGACCTGTGCAATAACTTGGAGTAACACGGCCGGAGTTCCGTGTACCCACTCATGCCCACGGCTCTCACACTCGGGGTTCATGTCATATTCGCTATCGTATCCATATTCTACTAGAGGTGGTACTCCGAGTAGAAACGATGAGACCGTATCAAAGTAGGAGAACCGTATGAGCTCGGGTCGAAGTGCATAAAGCATACGGGGCAAAGAGATAACCAGGCTACCATTCGGCTCTTGAATCATCAGACCCGGATCGGCTGCTGCAAGTCGCAGAAGCTTGGGTAGTACGCTCCGAAGTGCAGTGTATCCTGAAGCACTATTCACTAGGTGAAATTTCAGACGAACTAACTGGTGCGCTGCATTACTTGTCGTGCTAAATTACCAACCAGATGAACCACTTACCTCAATATGGGCTGAAACGCAGTCTCTTATTTCGTCTGGCGGTAGATTACTAGGTGAGTTGACTATAATACTTTGCTCGAATCGATCGATCCAACCAATGTATGGTTCAGATGTGGAGCCACAAGTTCCGAGATTATGACCAAAGGATCGGAAAATCCGAGCTTCAAAACACAGAACCAGCATGGTTTTGGTCGCCCCTGTTAAACCTCTCGTGAGAACATCAGATTCACCCTGTGCGGGGGGTATGAACCAGAGATCAAGGCGTTGAGAAAGGTCTGTCATGCGTAATTAAACACAATTGGGAGGAGAATGAAGGGTAATTTTACTTACACTCGTTGATCATGAGTAAATGCATCGAGTGCTCCCCTCTACTGTTTTGTGTTCTGTCTATTGTAGGAGACAAAAATCGAGGAATCGCCTTAATGAGCCTAGTTACATCAATATTACTTCCGGTAGGCTCTGTGCTAGAACACTGCTTGGTGAAGGCAGATCGTCGTGTCTGCGAACGTGAATGCAAGACTAATTGACTTGGGTCCTGTGGCCACAAATGGTCGTAGTCTCGCAAAGGACCACCACGGCCAACTACATCTTTATCTTTAGTTGGGGTTTCACCCGCCCTATATCCGTCTGTGCCCCTCGGAACGGAGGGGGTGATAGTGCCACCCGGGCTTGCACCAGTCGAGTCTTGCGAATCTGCCGGCCACCCACCTGAGAGATGATCCAATAACTAAAGTAACCGAAGAGTAGTGTGAGTTAGAGAGCGCAAAATACGAGTGGTGGATACAGAAAGCTCACCTTTTCTGTTGACCCattgattggaatagtgGTAAAAAACGGCCACTGTTGTGATGAGATTGGTGCATCAAGATAATCGTAACGTAATTTAACTCGAGGTTTATGTTTTTCATATCCTAGGCACTCGTGGCCATCCCTCGCGCACCTATCGCAACACGGCTTGGACAGGTCACACTTTTTGCGTCTGGTAAGCCAACGTTATAAAAAAACCAATTGCAATATCATGGATCTCGACTGACCTTCGCCGGCATGTCCGACAACTAGTAGGAGGTGGACCAGGCATTGATACGAGGCGAAGCATTTTGATAAAATAGCCAAGTGCCTAAGCTTGTATACTCTTTGTTGACTTAGATTCTATAGGCCCGAGGGTCATAAGCACAGAGATCGCAGACTAAACATGCTTTTTTAACCCCCCTCTGCGTTGGCTGGATCTAAAAAACAGCCAAAACCTTAACTCAGCCGCTATACTTACCGTATAAATAGTATAACATTCAATTAAGCATGGAGCCCTTGCTTCGCAATTCTGGCGGCGTAACTCAGAGATCCAGCCCTTTCAGAAATGTTGTGTAGATTGGATTTTCTCTTTCCACCAGCTCCTTGGGAGCGTTATGCATGCAACACACTGCACGTGGGCCGCCACATGCATATACTTCACTTAGACCCAAGTCTTATGATAACACTCTCTGAGCTTGGCAATAGTCTGCACCAAAGCATACACACACTATATATTACTCTAAATGTATGCCCGTGTTGTTTGCTGGTACTTGGTCCAAGATTATGTTAGGCTGGCTCATCGTGCGGCGGCGGCGCATACGGTATATATCCCACGGACAAAGTCGCCAGATAACCGGCGAAGAGGAAACTGAATCCAAAATATTTCCGAAAGGGCTGTATACAATTGCTACTACCTACGGCCAAATTAAGTATTAAAATTATTTGTGGAGGACTAGAATTCTTTGGCATACGAATAATGGTTTGCATCTAGCACAGATAGGGCTGAATGGCTTATATTAATGTTAGAATGGTACTTGGCCTTGGGCTGAGACAGCTACGGTAAAATTATGTACCACAAATTGATAGGCGTTGCAACCGGGACCGGAGGGCAGTGGAATGGGTATAGTAGCGGCGATACGCCGTACTGGGTTGCCACCGGGGCGCATCACAGAGCGAGCTCGGGTGGGCGGCCATTCCTGGTCAAATGCATGCGCAGTGGGCAAAGAGAGGGCCATTTATTGCACCCAAGCAGCGGTATAAGCGAGCAATATGGACAACTCTTTTATTGCGTGAAGGTATGGATGGATGGGACTTGCAGAAATGAGAGGCGAAGCTAACAATTGCATGAGCCCATGGGTCTCACACTGTATTGTATGGAGGAAAAGAGCAAGGCGCGTAAGCACCGTAGCAAAATACTATAGACATATATGTACAACGAGGAACATGTCGCAATGATCAAGACGCGTCGGAATCAGGCCCAGTGTAAGTTTTGCCGACCCCGCGTGCTCCGTGGCAAAACCCCGCTTTAACGCCCCAAAAGCTTAAACATTTCTATTTTTGAACAATACCTTTAGGTGAGCATCGATGAATTATAGCCAACATTTATGCTTGCGTTGTCGAAGCGTAACAACCGAATTTGAGCGTACGTTTATTGCTTTATTGGATGTGTCGTCGTTCGATATATCTTTAGCTGCTCTTATCGTCATGACTGAGTCATATTGGTTCGTATTTTTCGTGGAACTTTTGAGCTTCAGGATGCGTTCAATAATTCGTAGATTGAATAGGTTGATACAAATGCCTCCTATGCGTCCGCATACAAACTACCGCCCTTTAGGACCAAACATCCACTGCTGGACGCTTGCTATAAGcttttcctcctcctccttagTCATGTTCGCTCGTGTGGGATCTGGTACGTCTAAACCCCTCTTGGCTTGTGGTCGCTCGTAAATTCGATCCAACCAGGCCTATTCACTTGCGCTGGAAATCTAAGTGGACATTGCTAAAATAAACTCAACTTACTTGAATGTGGGGGTAGTCGTTCAGATTCTCAACACCTGCCCAGCGATGTGCTCGGATCCAAGGGAAAGCATTTATGTCTGCCAATCCATATCGACCTTTTCCGGGTCCTACAAGATACTCACGGCCAGAAAGGCGCTCGTTGAGGACTTTCATCGATATCGTTATATATAGGTGAATGATGGGGCCAAAAACAGTGAGCAGAGCCTACCCACCTGAGTAGAGACGCTTAACCTCGTTGACGTAGCCTAATATATAAATGGTATGAGTCTCCTTGATAAGAACCACAGTACATATGACTCACGATCTAAGGCATATGGACTTTGAAGGTATAGATATACCAAACAAAGTTTTTTTTGTTGCTCAACTCACATCTGTTCTGGCGCGAACCGGTAAAAGTGCCCGGCTTGCCCTTGCATTGGCCCGATACCACCGTGCTGCATCAAATTAGGCATAAAGAACGGAACGGGGATTAGCAAGTCTCGTCATACAGTGAAGAAGATCCACTGAAGCTGTTCAGAATAGGAATCCGGCTCGGTTATGGGGTCGTAACTAAACTTCCTTTCTCTATCATAATGCTAAACCATGACTTTAATATCACCTAGAAGTTGTGACTTTGAAAGCAATGCTTGCCTGTGCGAGGTAAAGAACAATAGCAGCAGATTCAAATACAATGAATCCGTCGCGTGATGGGTCAACAAGGGCTGGGATACGACCGTTAGGGTTGATCTGTTCAGTTTTCAAAAAGCTATCTTATGGAAGCTTCATTGTGGGAAGTGGTACC
This region includes:
- a CDS encoding general negative regulator of transcription subunit 2; amino-acid sequence: MNRPGQAPRVPPNLNPTAQQQLASQFRGGVYPPYGMPQTQQQPQRAPTQPAYAQPARATYGIPSRSFPFSGVQQQAATAAQQSHLHALMPQPNGANQTPGANGANTPDTSTSLDPNEFPALGTSAPQPPFSYAQAGASAGSGYHPPGPANFQAPNYASAGANPASFSAGANNYAQAGAQANFASAGTPGAGFGTGAAGANGQQQAQQRELTQDDFPALGQGDATFANSVKDQHRQNLLGQMGVMRNNIPGYQSELDKRQQQQAFGNIKLNPPNHATAAAWASQPPSQPPQSQPPTQAPPQPPQQQLPPPPQPQPQTQPPPQPSQTTNTAPAPSSTPSSFSLNGQQQSQSQSQTQTQTQTQSASPAPTTASANTGTGGGAQSTTGAPLSQAGAIGSSIPLTPAQQVLMSAADRWGLLGLLQIIKGGDPDVTLLNVGADLSGMGLDMDASAALTVEPDYHLPACYNVQPPPPAQAKANAFSDETLFFMFYSSPRDVLQEMASQELYNRNWRFHKERRVWLTKESGTSPSQKTSTHESGVYTFFDPENWERVKMHARIQYDQLEEKHTVPVGGATRYAQ
- a CDS encoding glutathione S-transferase, whose product is MRDRTTQGPVEKANGGKVSILLEELKDAYGLEYAFRNIDIRNNEQKEPWFLKINPNGRIPALVDPSRDGFIVFESAAIVLYLAQASIAFKVTTSSYDPITEPDSYSEQLQWIFFTHGGIGPMQGQAGHFYRFAPEQIPYALDRYVNEVKRLYSVLNERLSGREYLVGPGKGRYGLADINAFPWIRAHRWAGVENLNDYPHIQAWLDRIYERPQAKRGLDVPDPTRANMTKEEEEKLIASVQQWMFGPKGRASGYTALRSVLPKLLRLAAADPGLMIQEPNGSLVISLPRMLYALRPELIRFSYFDTVSSFLLGVPPLVEYGYDSEYDMNPECESRGHEWVHGTPAVLLQVIAQVNSWRASSRVHLDHWHALEQRVLSWTSRYAMLNDSAIAESATCLRAAVQEGWKHVVLIYIYMGIRGVSSHDSRVQASVDRIFEIAEVVGSSQSGVHMFSHYVVAGLAARLESQRIAVYEKLLSFTDGRVWLFSGPEFGFLLRRFWHGAGAGGAAVTWDDYVRAMSASVFKSV